In Pseudobacter ginsenosidimutans, the following are encoded in one genomic region:
- a CDS encoding glycoside hydrolase family 2 protein, translating into MKRTLVVFLVMAMLTGSTKVKAQQSVRLNHNWEFLKQDLGGIWEAIRPVGKGNPESVPLWTSVTLPHCVNASDGVDPDQNYYQGPAWYRTQLTIANPYPKGRTILHFEGSGQKTSVYVYDQLVKTHVGGYDEFKVDITDAVEAFRKNPAYQKQFSGKIPVSIRTDNSRDLEMIPSSLSDFNIYGGIYRYLNLVYLPAVSFDKVHVKAEVDKEGKMGKLTINTNLYEPTKSTGNSKILIRLMDPSGKAVSLKTAVETSASDRDAGLGGPKEMVFEFKKPRLWSTDNPELYTVEVILQTASAEIKETVKTGFRNFEFVEQGPFLLNGKRLLLRGTHRHEDHAGVGAAMTEEIMRKEMIMMKEMGVNFIRLGHYQQSRIILQLCDSLGIVVWEEIPWCRGGLGGEVYKEQARRMLKNMIAQHYNHPSVIIWGWAMRTTGPAISRSSIKILSAPS; encoded by the coding sequence ATGAAAAGGACCCTGGTTGTTTTTTTAGTGATGGCCATGCTGACCGGCAGCACGAAAGTGAAAGCGCAACAGTCGGTAAGACTGAACCATAACTGGGAATTCCTGAAACAGGACCTCGGCGGTATCTGGGAAGCCATCCGCCCCGTTGGTAAAGGCAATCCTGAAAGCGTTCCCCTTTGGACATCCGTAACATTGCCGCATTGCGTGAATGCCTCTGATGGCGTAGACCCGGATCAGAACTATTACCAGGGACCCGCCTGGTACCGAACACAATTGACTATCGCTAATCCATACCCGAAAGGAAGAACGATCCTTCATTTTGAAGGCTCTGGTCAGAAAACTTCTGTATATGTATATGATCAGCTGGTGAAAACACATGTAGGAGGATATGATGAATTCAAAGTGGACATCACCGATGCTGTGGAAGCATTCAGAAAAAATCCTGCTTACCAGAAACAATTCAGCGGAAAGATCCCGGTGAGTATCAGAACAGATAATTCCCGCGATCTGGAAATGATCCCGAGCAGCTTGTCTGATTTCAATATTTATGGAGGGATCTACAGGTATTTGAACCTGGTATATTTGCCGGCTGTGTCTTTTGATAAAGTGCATGTAAAGGCAGAAGTGGATAAGGAAGGGAAGATGGGAAAATTGACCATCAACACTAACTTGTATGAACCAACGAAATCTACGGGGAATAGTAAAATTCTGATCCGCCTGATGGACCCATCGGGTAAGGCAGTCAGTCTTAAAACTGCCGTTGAAACCTCTGCATCGGATCGCGATGCCGGACTGGGCGGCCCAAAAGAGATGGTTTTTGAATTTAAGAAACCACGTTTATGGTCAACCGATAACCCGGAACTGTACACTGTGGAAGTCATCCTTCAAACGGCTTCTGCAGAAATAAAGGAAACTGTAAAGACTGGTTTCCGGAATTTCGAATTTGTGGAGCAGGGCCCCTTCCTGCTCAATGGAAAAAGATTACTGCTGCGTGGTACCCATCGCCATGAAGACCATGCCGGTGTGGGAGCGGCCATGACGGAAGAGATTATGCGCAAGGAAATGATCATGATGAAAGAGATGGGCGTCAATTTCATCAGGCTTGGCCATTACCAGCAGAGCCGCATCATCCTGCAACTCTGCGATAGTCTCGGTATTGTTGTATGGGAAGAAATTCCCTGGTGCCGCGGCGGTCTCGGTGGTGAAGTATACAAAGAACAGGCGAGAAGGATGTTGAAGAATATGATAGCACAGCATTACAATCATCCTTCTGTGATCATCTGGGGCTGGGCAATGAGAACGACTGGCCCGGCGATTTCCCGGAGTTCAATAAAGATTCTATCCGCGCCTTCATGA
- a CDS encoding alginate lyase family protein — protein sequence MKHLLKNMIAALSLFLLALAVHAQQPVFQQVGPGVWKAVIGKPEAYNLITASGALPNKTALGKMEKVNFPLPLSEISATVRDGKTYLRFPLAKQEQLFGFGLNFQTVHQRGKILQLHVDHFGGKDNGRNHAPTPFYVSGNGYGVFINSARYLTVYAGSGVRKDSKHFPEARDRNTDKNWQARPYSDAVEILVPAAGVEIYIFGGPKSIDAVRRFNLFNGGGCLPPRWGLGFTQRVQRLYNEKDVKKEADEFEAKGYPLDFIGLEPGWQSKSYPCTFEWDSTRFPRPAQFVADMGKQNIRVNLWLNPYVSPEAGIYESIRPYTGSHTVWVGAVPDLNTQQGRSILFNQLKKDQVDIGVSGYKIDEVDGYDHYLWPDIATFPSGISAEQQRQTYGLLMQRYSTDLYRKKNERTFGLVRASNGGGASFPYVIYNDYYNHEDFITALINSGFAGVLWTPEVRASKTGEEWLRRFQTVVFSPMAMINAWASGTKPWSYPEVAEQVKTYATLRMQMMPYWYSEFARYHFEGTPVFRAMNLEEGFSQEIKEEKIDYNLEHNPYAEALSKECKDQYMAGEYLLVAPLFAGQTTRKVILPRGKWYDFYTGDFVGDGQVITVSPGLDKIPVFVKDGGIIPMMPARLHTPAKGEKVNIEVRHYGTKPGSFKLYDDDGETFDYEKGAYSWRTISIQKNGKGELSGSVSGPEKSKPNTIGEVSFKFMTHAFDAVSLKEKAIETLREQVIREADKALDEKPVTVTSSRSSRSAGGPHDFFSEGDYWWPNEKFPDSPYVQKDGMTNPDNFTAHRHAMIRLSRLVGSLASAWLITGKEAYRQQALLHCKAWFVDPATRMNPNLLFAQAIKGRATGRGIGIIDTIQLMEVVQALMRMDTVAGEDRELINQIRKWFEAYLQWLTTHQYGKDEMNAANNHGTCWVMQVAAFARFTNNQPLLNFCSERYKTVLLPNQMANDGSFPLELKRTKPYGYALFNLDAMTMTCEILSTEKNDLWNYTTSDGRNIKKGIEYMYPFIADKSKWPFKQDVMHWNEWPVAQPALLFGAQAFHQTAWFNTWRGLDHAPTVDEVIRNLPVRNPIIWLN from the coding sequence ATGAAACATTTGTTGAAAAATATGATTGCGGCGCTTTCCCTGTTCTTACTGGCACTGGCTGTACATGCCCAGCAGCCTGTATTTCAGCAGGTAGGGCCGGGTGTATGGAAAGCCGTGATAGGTAAGCCTGAAGCCTATAACCTGATAACTGCCTCCGGTGCTTTACCAAACAAAACAGCACTCGGAAAAATGGAAAAGGTAAATTTCCCCTTACCGCTTTCAGAGATCAGCGCAACTGTACGTGATGGAAAGACCTATCTCCGTTTCCCGCTGGCAAAGCAGGAACAACTCTTTGGTTTCGGATTGAATTTCCAGACCGTGCACCAGCGGGGAAAGATCCTGCAATTGCATGTTGATCATTTTGGAGGAAAGGACAATGGCCGCAATCATGCGCCTACACCATTCTACGTTTCCGGCAACGGATATGGCGTGTTCATCAACAGCGCCCGCTACCTCACGGTATATGCAGGTTCAGGCGTGCGAAAAGACAGTAAGCATTTTCCCGAAGCGCGCGACAGGAACACGGATAAGAACTGGCAGGCGCGTCCCTATTCCGATGCAGTGGAGATCCTGGTGCCTGCTGCCGGTGTGGAAATATATATATTCGGTGGCCCCAAATCCATCGATGCAGTGCGCCGTTTCAATCTCTTCAATGGAGGTGGTTGTCTGCCTCCAAGATGGGGACTGGGTTTCACGCAACGCGTGCAAAGACTCTACAACGAAAAAGATGTAAAGAAGGAAGCAGATGAATTTGAAGCGAAAGGATATCCCCTGGATTTTATCGGCCTGGAACCGGGATGGCAGAGTAAATCCTATCCCTGTACCTTCGAGTGGGACAGTACGCGCTTTCCGCGCCCTGCTCAGTTTGTGGCAGATATGGGCAAACAGAATATCCGCGTCAACCTCTGGCTCAATCCATATGTGAGCCCCGAGGCCGGTATCTATGAATCCATTCGTCCATATACCGGTTCTCATACCGTTTGGGTAGGAGCTGTGCCCGATCTTAATACGCAACAGGGCAGGAGCATCCTTTTCAATCAGCTCAAAAAAGATCAGGTAGACATTGGTGTTAGTGGTTACAAAATAGACGAAGTGGATGGCTATGATCATTATCTCTGGCCTGATATTGCCACTTTCCCTTCCGGTATTTCGGCTGAACAGCAAAGACAGACCTATGGCCTGCTGATGCAGCGCTACAGTACCGATCTATACCGTAAAAAGAATGAACGCACATTCGGATTGGTGCGTGCTTCCAATGGCGGCGGCGCATCTTTCCCGTATGTTATCTACAATGATTATTACAACCACGAGGATTTTATCACGGCCCTCATCAACAGCGGATTTGCCGGCGTACTCTGGACGCCTGAAGTGCGCGCCAGCAAAACCGGTGAAGAATGGCTGCGCCGATTCCAGACAGTAGTGTTCTCGCCCATGGCCATGATCAATGCATGGGCCAGCGGCACCAAGCCCTGGTCTTATCCCGAAGTGGCGGAACAGGTGAAAACTTACGCTACGCTGCGCATGCAGATGATGCCTTACTGGTACTCTGAATTTGCGCGATATCATTTCGAGGGTACGCCCGTGTTTCGCGCCATGAACCTGGAAGAAGGATTTTCACAGGAGATCAAAGAAGAGAAGATCGACTATAACCTCGAGCATAACCCTTACGCAGAAGCGCTTTCCAAGGAATGTAAAGACCAGTACATGGCAGGCGAATACCTGCTGGTAGCACCGCTCTTTGCCGGGCAAACCACCCGCAAAGTGATCCTGCCACGCGGTAAATGGTATGATTTCTACACAGGAGATTTTGTGGGTGATGGTCAGGTGATCACTGTTTCTCCCGGTTTGGATAAGATCCCGGTCTTTGTAAAAGATGGTGGTATCATCCCCATGATGCCTGCACGCTTACATACGCCTGCCAAAGGAGAAAAGGTGAATATCGAAGTCAGGCATTATGGTACAAAACCCGGCAGCTTCAAACTCTATGATGATGATGGGGAAACCTTCGATTATGAGAAAGGAGCTTACTCCTGGAGAACAATCTCCATTCAGAAAAATGGAAAGGGAGAATTGTCAGGCTCCGTCTCCGGCCCAGAAAAAAGTAAACCCAATACCATTGGAGAGGTAAGCTTTAAATTCATGACGCATGCTTTCGATGCTGTATCTCTCAAAGAAAAAGCTATCGAAACACTGCGTGAACAGGTGATCCGTGAGGCTGACAAAGCACTGGATGAAAAGCCTGTGACTGTTACTTCATCCCGTTCTTCCCGCAGTGCAGGCGGGCCGCATGATTTTTTTTCTGAAGGGGATTACTGGTGGCCGAACGAAAAATTTCCTGACAGTCCATATGTACAGAAAGATGGTATGACCAACCCCGATAATTTCACCGCGCACCGTCATGCGATGATCCGTCTCAGCAGGCTGGTGGGCTCACTCGCATCTGCCTGGCTCATTACCGGAAAGGAAGCTTATCGTCAACAGGCATTGCTGCATTGCAAAGCCTGGTTTGTGGATCCTGCCACGCGCATGAATCCCAACCTGCTCTTTGCGCAGGCCATCAAAGGACGCGCAACTGGAAGGGGCATCGGCATCATAGACACCATCCAGCTGATGGAAGTGGTACAGGCGCTGATGCGCATGGATACCGTTGCCGGCGAAGACCGCGAACTGATCAATCAGATCAGGAAATGGTTTGAAGCCTACCTGCAATGGCTGACCACGCATCAATATGGAAAAGATGAAATGAATGCAGCCAATAACCACGGCACCTGCTGGGTGATGCAGGTAGCAGCCTTCGCGCGTTTTACCAATAACCAGCCATTATTGAATTTCTGTTCTGAAAGATATAAAACAGTACTGCTCCCCAACCAGATGGCAAACGATGGCAGCTTCCCCCTGGAGCTGAAGCGTACCAAACCTTATGGTTATGCGCTTTTTAATCTCGATGCCATGACAATGACCTGCGAGATCCTCAGCACAGAGAAGAATGATCTCTGGAACTATACAACATCCGATGGCCGCAATATCAAAAAAGGGATTGAATACATGTATCCCTTCATTGCAGATAAAAGCAAATGGCCTTT
- a CDS encoding DUF4982 domain-containing protein, which produces MKELNDLSHRLDPSRKTAIRRCDFCKDIVDVYSPSIWAGWYRGIYTEYKSVSEMEMKRVKHFLHVEWGGDSHAGRHSESPDNALIKVKAGGGADERAGDASLYGGAARVSKDGDWSESYICNLIDWHLKEQETMPWLTGTAQWPFKDFSTPVRPDNPVPYMNQKGVVERDFTKKESYYVFQSYWASNPMVHIYGHNWPVRWGDEGEEKMIKVYSNCDEAEAWLNGKSLGVKKRNNQDFPAAGLRWNTTFNKGINTVKVVAKKGKTILYDSISFQYQTEKWNKPAQVKLEKLEESNGIITIQATLQDANGVQCLDAANWIRFKLAGDGQLIDNQGTSSGSNYVQMYNGRAIIRVNTNKGKSVLSATVPTVPSAFIEL; this is translated from the coding sequence ATGAAGGAACTGAATGATCTCAGTCATAGATTAGATCCTTCCCGGAAAACGGCCATCCGCCGCTGCGATTTCTGTAAAGATATCGTGGATGTTTATTCTCCTTCCATCTGGGCAGGATGGTACCGCGGCATTTATACGGAATACAAAAGCGTATCCGAAATGGAAATGAAACGTGTGAAGCATTTCCTGCATGTGGAGTGGGGAGGTGATTCACATGCCGGAAGACATTCCGAAAGTCCGGATAACGCATTGATCAAAGTAAAAGCCGGTGGCGGCGCAGATGAACGCGCTGGCGATGCATCGCTCTACGGTGGCGCAGCGCGCGTAAGCAAGGATGGCGACTGGAGCGAGTCCTATATCTGCAATCTGATCGACTGGCACCTGAAAGAACAGGAGACCATGCCCTGGCTCACCGGAACCGCGCAATGGCCTTTCAAGGATTTCTCCACGCCCGTTCGTCCTGATAATCCTGTTCCCTACATGAACCAGAAAGGAGTAGTGGAGCGCGATTTCACGAAGAAAGAATCTTACTACGTCTTCCAGTCTTACTGGGCTTCAAATCCAATGGTCCATATCTACGGTCATAACTGGCCGGTGAGATGGGGCGATGAAGGAGAAGAAAAAATGATCAAGGTATATTCAAATTGCGATGAAGCAGAAGCCTGGCTCAACGGTAAGAGCCTGGGTGTGAAAAAAAGGAACAACCAGGATTTTCCTGCTGCAGGATTGAGATGGAATACCACTTTCAATAAAGGCATCAACACAGTGAAAGTTGTAGCGAAAAAAGGGAAAACGATATTGTACGATTCCATTTCTTTCCAATATCAAACAGAAAAGTGGAACAAGCCGGCGCAGGTAAAACTGGAAAAGCTGGAAGAGTCCAATGGCATCATTACCATTCAGGCAACATTGCAGGACGCCAATGGCGTTCAATGCCTGGATGCCGCCAACTGGATCCGTTTCAAACTCGCCGGGGATGGACAGCTGATCGATAACCAGGGCACCAGCTCAGGATCGAATTATGTACAAATGTACAATGGCCGTGCCATCATCCGGGTGAATACCAACAAAGGAAAATCAGTGCTCAGTGCTACAGTTCCAACTGTGCCTTCGGCATTTATCGAATTATAA
- a CDS encoding glycoside hydrolase family 95 protein, whose product MKRIIIFSLIFLQSWLASAQYDPALKLWYNTPATIWEEALPLGNGKTGAMVFGSVQKERFQLNDNTLWSGFPEPGNNPNGPTVLPQVREAVFTGDYELAAKLWKKMQGPYSARYLPLGDLWLTFDHKDSVTEKYHRELDLNNAISTVRYTKDGVEYTRETFTSFPAKAMVVRLTANKKNALNFRVDLSSKLRFTTKAEANNLLVLKGKAPKFVANRPSEPKQVEYDDEKGEGMTFEIQVKLVNEGGKLSATGDQLTVSNASSVTIYLTEATSFNGLNRSAAFQGKNPSIEAMSKMGKVSSISYDVLKKAHIADYQSLFNRVKLNLGVDAESLKLPTDLRLKTFSKRGGDNPLVSLYYQFGRYLMIAASRTGSRPTNLQGIWNDHVQPPWGSNYTTNINTEMNYWLAENTNLSECHQPLFDFMKELAVNGAVTAKVNYNIDEGWVVHHNTDLWAKTSPPGGYEWDEKGMPRWSCWPMAGVWFATHCWEHYLFTGDLKFLREQAYPLMKGAAQFQLHWLIKDPASNYLITNPSTSPENTLKKDGKEYQVSMATTMDMSLLRELFTALINAADLLKTDAAFKAELEKAKAQLYPYHIGQYGQLQEWFKDWDQPTDKHRHLSHLFGLYPGSQITPLQTPELAAAAKQSLIHRGDVSTGWSMAWKVNWWARLQDGEHAYKILSDAFTYINPREIRETMGGGGTYPNLFDAHPPFQIDGNFGATAGITEMLLQSHDGRISLLPALPAAWPAGSVRGIKARGNFTVSLQWKNQKLEKAIIYSGSGGNCRIRTSIPVRVVEVHAKSASGNNPNKLNVSYGIPPYEVVNKSAITPLPASTEFVIDFNTVKGKTYTILPK is encoded by the coding sequence ATGAAACGCATTATCATCTTTTCGCTCATCTTTCTTCAGTCTTGGCTTGCATCTGCGCAGTATGATCCTGCCCTGAAACTCTGGTACAATACACCTGCCACCATCTGGGAAGAAGCTTTGCCACTCGGTAATGGAAAAACAGGCGCCATGGTTTTCGGCAGTGTTCAGAAAGAAAGATTTCAGCTCAATGATAACACGCTCTGGAGCGGATTTCCCGAGCCCGGCAATAATCCAAACGGCCCAACAGTTTTGCCACAGGTTCGCGAAGCCGTGTTCACAGGAGACTATGAACTGGCCGCCAAACTCTGGAAGAAAATGCAGGGACCTTATTCCGCCCGCTACCTGCCGCTCGGAGATCTCTGGCTTACATTCGATCACAAGGATTCGGTCACTGAAAAATATCATCGTGAGCTTGATCTCAACAATGCCATCTCTACCGTCCGTTACACAAAAGATGGCGTGGAATATACACGCGAAACTTTCACCAGCTTCCCCGCAAAGGCAATGGTGGTTAGACTGACAGCGAACAAGAAAAATGCATTGAACTTCAGGGTTGATCTCAGCAGCAAACTTCGCTTCACTACCAAAGCTGAAGCAAACAATTTGCTGGTGCTGAAAGGGAAGGCGCCGAAGTTTGTGGCCAACCGGCCATCTGAACCTAAACAGGTTGAATATGATGATGAGAAAGGAGAGGGCATGACTTTCGAGATCCAGGTGAAACTGGTGAATGAAGGTGGTAAGCTTAGTGCAACAGGCGATCAACTGACAGTGAGCAATGCCAGCAGCGTTACCATTTATCTCACGGAAGCCACCAGCTTCAATGGACTCAACCGCTCTGCTGCATTTCAGGGAAAGAACCCTTCTATTGAGGCAATGAGCAAGATGGGAAAGGTTTCTTCCATCTCATATGATGTGTTGAAGAAAGCGCATATAGCCGATTATCAATCACTGTTCAATCGTGTAAAATTGAATTTAGGTGTTGATGCCGAATCTCTGAAACTGCCTACCGATCTGCGTTTGAAAACATTCAGCAAGCGTGGTGGCGATAATCCGCTGGTGAGCCTCTACTATCAGTTCGGTCGTTACCTGATGATCGCTGCATCGCGTACGGGTTCCAGGCCCACCAACCTGCAGGGCATCTGGAACGATCATGTACAACCGCCATGGGGTAGTAACTATACCACCAATATCAATACGGAAATGAATTACTGGCTGGCGGAGAATACCAATCTCTCTGAATGTCACCAGCCATTATTCGATTTCATGAAAGAGCTGGCCGTGAACGGTGCCGTTACTGCCAAAGTGAATTACAATATCGATGAAGGATGGGTGGTTCACCACAATACCGATCTCTGGGCCAAAACATCACCGCCCGGTGGTTATGAGTGGGACGAGAAAGGCATGCCGCGCTGGAGCTGCTGGCCCATGGCCGGTGTATGGTTTGCCACGCATTGCTGGGAACATTATCTCTTCACCGGCGACCTGAAATTCCTCCGCGAACAGGCATACCCGTTAATGAAAGGCGCGGCGCAATTCCAGTTGCACTGGCTGATCAAAGACCCTGCGAGTAATTATCTTATCACCAATCCCAGCACATCACCGGAGAATACATTGAAGAAAGATGGAAAAGAATACCAGGTGAGTATGGCCACTACCATGGACATGAGCCTGCTCCGGGAGCTCTTCACTGCATTGATCAACGCAGCCGATCTGCTGAAGACTGATGCAGCCTTCAAAGCAGAACTGGAAAAAGCGAAAGCGCAATTATATCCTTACCATATTGGCCAGTACGGCCAGTTACAGGAATGGTTCAAAGACTGGGATCAGCCAACTGATAAGCATCGTCACTTATCCCATTTGTTCGGATTATATCCCGGCAGCCAGATCACTCCTTTGCAAACGCCAGAGCTGGCGGCGGCGGCCAAACAATCGCTGATCCACCGGGGGGATGTAAGCACCGGATGGTCCATGGCCTGGAAAGTGAACTGGTGGGCCAGGTTGCAGGATGGGGAACATGCATACAAGATCCTGAGCGATGCTTTTACGTATATCAATCCCCGTGAGATCCGTGAGACCATGGGTGGGGGCGGCACTTATCCGAATCTCTTCGATGCGCATCCTCCTTTCCAGATAGACGGAAATTTCGGCGCTACTGCCGGTATCACGGAAATGCTGCTGCAAAGCCACGATGGCCGCATCAGTCTCCTCCCGGCACTGCCTGCTGCATGGCCTGCCGGATCTGTACGCGGCATCAAAGCCCGCGGCAATTTCACTGTGAGCCTGCAATGGAAAAATCAAAAACTGGAAAAAGCGATCATTTATTCCGGCTCCGGCGGTAATTGCCGTATCCGTACATCCATCCCTGTTAGAGTAGTTGAAGTACACGCCAAATCAGCCAGTGGCAATAATCCCAATAAGCTGAATGTATCCTACGGTATTCCGCCTTATGAGGTGGTAAATAAATCAGCTATCACACCACTGCCTGCTTCCACGGAGTTTGTTATCGATTTCAATACTGTAAAAGGAAAAACCTATACGATCCTTCCTAAATAA